In Camelina sativa cultivar DH55 chromosome 17, Cs, whole genome shotgun sequence, the genomic stretch TGTCGTTGAAAAATCCCCTCTATATAAGATTGTCTCAAATCCGATAACttcatcaacaaacaaataaaacacaaacccTAATTAATAAAACCCATcgaacaaaaagaaacataaagatGGGTCCAATCACAAGTTCTTGGAGTTTCAACAAATTCTTCACGATAGTTTTTGTCCTTTTCGCCATCTCCGGTGAGTTCGTCGCTGGATACTATCGACCAGGCCCATGGAGATATGCTCACGCCACTTTCTACGGCGACGAGACCGCTAGTGAAACTATGGGTACCTTAACAACTTTCATTTCACTTCTCTTGCATATACCATGCATGAAGCCTGTCCAACATTTTTGTATATCTCCGcatgattaacaaaaaaaaaattatgtagtaaaaactttaaaaaggaTTTTCAAACAGAAAATTTCACTGGATCCGTAGCACAAACTAGTTATTTCATTTGCAGTTCTGTAAACCGAACCTATTAATCACAATATTTCACACATAGGACCAAATGGGCTTAATAACTGTACGTACATATACAGGTGGTGCGTGTGGGTACGGAAACCTGTTTAACAGCGGCTACGGTGTGGCCACAGCAGCGCTAAGCACAACGTTGTTCAAAGACGGTTACGGATGCGGCCAATGTTTTCAAATAACGTGTATGAAGTCACCGCATTGTTATTATGGAAACCCATCAACGGTGGTAACAGCCACCAACCTTTGCCCTCCTAATTGGTACCAAGACTCCAACAATGGTGGTTGGTGCAATCCTCCTAGAACCCATTTCGATATGGCTAAACCGGCTTTTATGAAACTCGCTAATTGGAGGGCTGGTATCATCCCAGTTGCATACCGAAGGTATTTATCGTTACGACACTTAGTTTAGTTATTCaacttcatatatatgtatactccAAAACTTAATAACTAATATATGTGATTGATGATGTATATAGAGTGCCATGCCAAAGGAGTGGAGGTATGAGGTTTCAATTCCAAGGCAATGCATATTGGCTTCTCATATTCGTGATGAACGTCGGTGGCGCGGGAGATATCAAGAGCATGGCCGTGAAAGGTAGCCGGACGAATTGGATCAGCATGAGCCATAATTGGGGAGCGTCTTACCAAGCATTTTCGTCTCTCTACGGTCAATCTCTATCTTTCAGGGTCACTTCTTACACCACAGGTCAAACCATCTATGCTTGGAACGTTGCCCCGTCTAACTGGAGCGCCGGTAAGACTTACAAAGCCACCGCCAATTTCCGTTGACGTTGAAATTACGCTTTTGGTTACTAACCCAAATggggtttctctcttttttttttttcttttttttcttttttgttattccTTTCTTTTGGGTGGGGGGTTTTGAGAAGTTCGGTGGCCTTTTGACTTTTGTTGTGGGATATGTATTGGCCCGGCTTTATGTTATATACATCTGCatgtatatgtataatgtatttaATTGTGATATAAATCTTCTTATAAAAAATCAGatcaagagaatttgaaaatttttcgACCGATAAAtcgtttttctgtttttttttttctttatttaacacataaaaacgtagtttctttacaaaagtaaaatattcGTAATTTCAGTCACCAAACTAATTTAAAGGAATCGTTCTCATGTCACGTATTGGTTCGAGGTTGTGCCAAACAACAATTTAAACCTATGGGGCTAGCTTGTGAACATAAATAAGACAGGGTGGGGTAATCGGATTAAAAATAAGCTAGAGACTGTAGATGTACAGTTTTGACCCGAACTTCACTTCGAAGAACAGGCGAGAGTGATTGTATCTCCGGAGAGTAATAATGAGCTTGATACGACCAAGTTGAAATTAAAGCAGAGTTCCCGGAGTTGATGTCTGTCTATAAAGGAATCTCTAGTCAAGTTGTTGTCTATAAAGGAACAATCACTTTCGCCTGTTCTTTACCTAACAGGAAGctagagatttaaaaaaaaaaagagatagagatCAAAGTCTAAAAATGAAGAAAGGTTGGGGTCTTGAAACCAGAATTTGGAACAGAGGAGTTTGAAAACTGAGAAATGGGTGTTATTAAAGTTTAGGGTTTGTGAGCttaaaatgttttgtgtttagTTATCGTGAGTTCTTGCCTATGATCTCTGCTTGGCTTGTATATATTTGTGTCACTGTGCTCCGTTTTGTActattgttagtttttttttttttttgcaaagttttTACTGGTGATAAAAACCCTTGTGAGTTTTAATTACACTGAACTGTATTTCATAATACagtgtaattttcaaaatatgaaCAAGGACGAGGGTACTGGAAAATATATTCGTATGCACGTCAAGTTGGTCCAATAATGAGTACCAAACAGAAAATTActaagaataatatatattatcagtATCTtgatattgatgtaaaaaaaaaaaagagatcttgCAATGCAtctcattttaatttttaatacaacGTTTCCACAAACCCTGATCCGATCCAAAACTCTACTTTTTGGTGAATCTCTCTTTCAAGATCTTCACACCCATATACCTGCATGCGAATATTGTTGACCAAGTCATGGAAAAATCGTTAGCCTTTAGCCAAAAAATACAAACATCAACATAATATATACGTATGTGATAATTTTACCTGCCAAGCATCATAACGGTGGCTTGAGGGTTTGTCCCAGGACAATAGCCAACGGTCGACATATCAATGACTCTAAGTCGGTCGATACCAATAACTTTATAATCCCCATCGACCACTTTACCCACAACACATCCTCCATGGTAATGCCAAATAGTTGTAACCGTATGCTGACAAAATTCCTCAGCTGATGGAGGCAACGAGGCTCCAGGACCACTTCGAGGCGGCCTTAGATTGACTGGAGTACTCGCCGTGAGGTTAAGCAAATACTCAAACGGCATATCCGCGTATTTATACCTCGAAAACGCCTTAGATTGTACAACTCTTTGTATGGTTTGGATCCCTCGAACACAACGTTTTAGGTCGTCCGGATGTTGGAAATAGTTGAAAGTTACAACCGGGTTATCTTTCGGGTTTCGGGTCTTGATCTCTAAGTGACCTGTTGACAGTGGTCCCATTACTTTCTCCAAAAGGAAGCCTCCTTGAAAAGGTTGGGCTGGTGACAATTTGGTCATTGAATTTGACTCTAGTAGTGTTGCCCTTGGTGAAAACATTGCGTAGTAGTCTCTAGTAGATGATCCACTGCCACCTCCGCCAAAATTCTCACCACCAGCGGCTTCAACATATGTTCCTTCGCCGGTAATCCCCACAACCTCGATGAGTGAGACCTCGACCGGGACCGGAGAAGGGATGAACACGGCGTTCATAGGGTTATCGTGCATGCCTTGGCCCACTTGAGGCTGGTCCATCACCACCGTGATATTTTGGGCCTGTAATTGAGCTGATGGACCAACGCCGCTTAGCATCAGAAGTTGTGGGCTCCCAAGGGTTCCCGCCGAGAGGATAATCTCACTCAATGCGCCTTCTTTTAGGTAAGCTCGGTGGGCCTGACCGGTCTGGTCTCGGTACACAACTCCGTTAGCTATAGGCTTGGTGGTACCTTAAACGTGAATAATTGGAAATTTGATAGTTAGttaatcatatgatataatggtaacaaaattatgaattagAATAAAGTGATAATGGTAAGCAAGACTCGATTTATGAACAAAAGTAATGGACTAAGAGAATTGACATGAAATATatagtgaagaaaaaaagacattGATTTTGCACAAATGTCAATCAAACCATATcaatttattaagaaaaaagttaaGATGACTTACAAACTTAAATCCATGAAACTGTATTTAGTTGTATAATATATATCCAACTTCTAACAttgtatgtatttatttattcggtgattttaaacaattaatgtTACATTAAGTACCTCGAGTTCGAAACAAGATCCGGTGGACAGTAGCATGCAAAAGAACCGTAATACCCTTGGGATCGGCGTACTCTAACAAATCGGCGGCGGTGTGTCTATTGCCGTTGTGGTCAAAAATAGTACCGCCAAATTTGGTGCCATTGATGTGATCATAAGTGAAACCATTGTTAGGGACAATCCCAGCCTCCAATAAGCCGTCTCTCACGGCGGTTTGCCATGGCCCCATCGGAGGCTGAAAGGCCACTTTAGCTTCTACCCACTGGTACGACTCGTTCGCTAGCGCTCCGTCCCAACCCATGTTCCTAACAACATTTCAATTcgtattaattatattataacgTGGACGGACCAAAcgcaacaataataataactaattttccaacaaaaaaaaaaaagaaggaaaaaaataactacaatCATAACTATCATGTACAAATGAATATAATGAATATAGTTGTATTTATCATCTGTGTCCTACATATATTAAAGCCCATGTGAAttgatcaaatatttatttccatGATGGTAACTTTTTAGATATAGAAAGGGCCAAAATCCTGAGAGACTTGTGGAAAGTGGAaaaagtactttttttttgttattcaaagCACTCGAACTATGGTAAGGAcgagaattttatatttttactatgCATCATGCACATACTAAAACCGCCATTTCAAGAATGATTTAAGTTAGACTGTGTAGACATTCAAACCTATGGTGTTGTGAAAACGGTCGCAAGATATTATGCATTATTTACTAATGACTTATAGATAAAGTCGACGAAAAGActtctatattaaatatttcataatagGTGAGAAATGTATTACCTGTAAATATACACACATGCACGCGTATTAGTATTTTAGATGCACTAACCTGACGTATTTGGTGCCAGCACGTGTATAGAAGCCGGCGTTGAGAGCGCTTCCGCCACCGAGAACTCGAGCACGTGNTGCGACCAAAAAGGTAAGCTGTAACACAGTACTATGATATGAATACACAAATACATAAGAAATCTGTTTGtagtatataaatatgattACCTTTGTCAGAAGAACAAATTGGAGAATGGACGAAAAGTGAGAGAGCAACAAACAATCTCCATGACCAAAATCTAGCCAACATTATTAGAAAATTGAagttaaacaaaatatagagtATAATTTTCTCACTTAGTATgcgtatatatatgtatatgataatatatgggttgttttttttttttttttttataaaaggttTGTGATAAGCTATGGTCGAAAACTTGAAATTAATGGTTTCGACCTTTTCCACTATTTATATAGCTAGAGGCAATTAAGAGTCCATCTAATTCTGAGGAAATGCAAAACACCAAGATTCTATGTTTATTTTCATGGACGCGTGTCAAATTGAGAAGCAGATAAAAGACCcccaaaatatgaataaataaatgTCATTTAAAGAAAATGCAAATTAGATGGGAGTCtcatgagagaaaaaaaactaaatggaCCGATAAAACTTATAGGGAATGCAATATAGAAATTGGTACACTCAACCTGTCTCTCTTGGACACATGAATAAAGAAATCTGAAAATGGaaataacattaaatatatgattatattttagTGGCCAACGTCAATCAATAATATGTTAAAGACCAACGTCCATTAATAGACAGTTGGTTACGTACAGTTAAAATGCAccaactctttctctttgtcaTTTGATCGTAATAACTAATACTAACTAACTACTCCGAATATGTAGGTGGAAATAATTGACAACAATAGTTTCTGTAATGATTTAAGTATTAATAGAAGGTTAATCCATACATGATAGatagaaaaaacacaatttttgaaCATAACAACATATCCAAATTCGGATTACCCGAAACTGATTTATAGGTTTAACAATATTCCAGTAAATTTTCTTATGCCGTTATACGTACAGTGTATGTTTACTTAAACCTTAGGTATACTCATATATGTCTAAATCTTTATAGATACTCATACTCTAGAAGTCCAGATgagaaaaatttgaaataaatatagaGGATTGCTTGATCAACGTGTGTTATTAACCCTACTATTTCCTTTTTTGGGCAAATAACTCTTACTATTTATTAGTAGAAATTCTATACATCTTCCGTGGGTTCAATATACGAAAATTATATGGGCCAAACTATTTTGCGCCGAGTCTATTCAATTATCAAACGAAACGGACTCAAAGCCCATCATACATTTTCTTTTCCTGTTCTCTTTTGTCCAACACTACAACATGTCAAATTGTCTCAACattactctcttttttgtttcttctaaaaTCCCCAATCCCCAATAGAACCCACGTAAActataatagtaaaatatagaaTGCTGAAAAACacagaattaaaaaaacaaatttaaatggATTTTAGTTTGATAAATTTCTTATACTCGAACTTCGATTACGTGACatccaaaaaatttataatttggaaaaaaaaagaaataatagtGGAGTACAATATGCTTGTACAGCTCATTAACATGAAATACAGATAGAGATCTCTCTGGTTCTCAAAAGCATAGACAAATCGAACTGACTCTAATCTGTATTATATTAGTTTACTCAATCAATTAGTCTTCTATGGTCTGAGACAGCGAAGCaaccagagaaagaaaaaaagacagaaagaaGTGGAAGACATCTAGGTCCCGCTCCATGCGTACAAGGTGGCATACCTGAAATGGGTATTGGCTAATATTATTTATCGTCACGAGCTATAAAATGCTTTGTTCGTGTGGGTCTTTCATCTTTTTCGCCGTTGGATAACTTTCCTCTAGAGgctatacaaatttttaaaagattgaatagttgttagtttttttttatattttatctttacAAATTTTTTCTTGTCCAATCCCGTACTTGGATCATAGCATACCATTCTCTATTCATATTATTCGTTTACTCGAAACATAGAATAGCATGTTTATATTCAatagattcttctttttttttatgctacaaAATAGAAAGCCACAAAAGCAATGGTATGGTGGTAAATGTAATATGCAATATTCTGTTtacaaaatttagttaaaacatgtgatatgttattaaaaatgaatattttaaaaatagaactgaatattttaaattcaatattCGTCGATAACATGGCCTCTCGCGTCGCGAATGGTCTAACCTTATAATCGAAAAAGTATGAGGTAATAAGTAGGAATTAGAGGAAAAAGCAGTGGTCTGAAttgtaaattagaaaaaacTTGTCGTGAAGTAAGTAAACGTGAAACTGGTTCTCCCGGTAACAAGTTGACACGACATTTTaatttgaaagagaagagagagagagcaagtagagagagagagaggagaggacTGGGTTTGGTCTCTTCGCTGCAACCTATAGCTGTTCGTTTGCTCTTCGACGTGATTCGATTCTCACACTACTCTTtccccaaaaccaaaaagaggtaaaatttccagaatttttcaATCTCTTTATGAGTTTCAGAATATaaaaaactcatcttttttggttggattgATTACCTTACAAGTTGAAGCAGTTGGGTGATGAACTTTATGATCTTGTTCTTATCTAGATTCCTGcaagtttcttcttttactctttGTATGGCTTAATTTAAGGCTGTCTAGTTGATTAATTCGAGATCCAGATGCATTTCAATAACCTCAATTAGAGGGTTTTGCCTATTTTAGTTGGACTTTTTTTTGAGCTCAAAATCGAGTTTTGTGCTGTGAGTTAGTCCTTTGATCTCTGGAAGGTACTTTGATCTATggggtttttgttttagttgttctCTCAATCTAAACTGGGTGAAAGCTATTAAGGTTCATCTGTGGGAATTCAAaagctagatttttttttctttcaatttcagtTGGTGTTACTTTGTAGATCAGTGCTTAAATCTGAGGTTTATGTCTTTTGAAACTTTACAGATCGGAGGATACGAAGGTGAATGCAGCTTACGGTTTTCATCGAAGAGTAGCTTCCCCTGCCAAGTTAGGCCAAGTTGGGTATTATTATAGGTTGTAAAATTTGGATATATATGGGTATGGACATAGCTGATAAGGAGAATACGAGCCCGCTTTTATTTGAATTCTGCAACTGCTTTAAAGTTGCAAGCCTTACTGAAACCATTCTAAACCCTGTAAACGTTTCCAACTTAAAAGATCGGTATGTGCTTGGGGAACAGTTAGGTTGG encodes the following:
- the LOC104755525 gene encoding expansin-A7-like; translation: MGPITSSWSFNKFFTIVFVLFAISGEFVAGYYRPGPWRYAHATFYGDETASETMGGACGYGNLFNSGYGVATAALSTTLFKDGYGCGQCFQITCMKSPHCYYGNPSTVVTATNLCPPNWYQDSNNGGWCNPPRTHFDMAKPAFMKLANWRAGIIPVAYRRVPCQRSGGMRFQFQGNAYWLLIFVMNVGGAGDIKSMAVKGSRTNWISMSHNWGASYQAFSSLYGQSLSFRVTSYTTGQTIYAWNVAPSNWSAGKTYKATANFR
- the LOC104759187 gene encoding protein HOTHEAD-like yields the protein MGWDGALANESYQWVEAKVAFQPPMGPWQTAVRDGLLEAGIVPNNGFTYDHINGTKFGGTIFDHNGNRHTAADLLEYADPKGITVLLHATVHRILFRTRGTTKPIANGVVYRDQTGQAHRAYLKEGALSEIILSAGTLGSPQLLMLSGVGPSAQLQAQNITVVMDQPQVGQGMHDNPMNAVFIPSPVPVEVSLIEVVGITGEGTYVEAAGGENFGGGGSGSSTRDYYAMFSPRATLLESNSMTKLSPAQPFQGGFLLEKVMGPLSTGHLEIKTRNPKDNPVVTFNYFQHPDDLKRCVRGIQTIQRVVQSKAFSRYKYADMPFEYLLNLTASTPVNLRPPRSGPGASLPPSAEEFCQHTVTTIWHYHGGCVVGKVVDGDYKVIGIDRLRVIDMSTVGYCPGTNPQATVMMLGRYMGVKILKERFTKK